Within the Gordonia westfalica genome, the region AGCGCCGACGTCACCGGCGAGAAGCTCGAACTCCTCACCCTCCTGCAGGACCAGCGAAACATGCTCAAGGTCACCGCCCGCAACCTGACCGACGAACAGGCACGCAAGCAGAGCACCGTCAGCACACTGACGATAGGCGCCCTGATCAAGCACCTCGCCAACGGGGAGGAGAACGCCGCGAAGGTCATCACCGAGCGGGATGAGAACGCCGAGTTCGACATGAGCCGCGCAGCAACCGAATACGAGTTGACCGAGGACGAGACCCTCGCCGGCTGGCTCGAGGCCTACGACCGCAACGCCGCTCGATTCGACCGTGTGATCGCCGACGCCGAGAGCCTCGACGACCTCATCCCTCAGCCCACCGCACCATGGGCCCCGGAACGCGAGTGGTCCACGATCCGCACCATGATCCTGCAGCTGCTCCGCGAGACCGCTCACCACTGCGGACACGCCGACATCATCCGCGAGGCCCTCGACGGGCAGACCACGATGGGCGCCATCTCCGAGGGTCAGGACTGGGCCGACGCCGAGTGGATGCAGTAGCTCACTCGATGGTCACCGCCCGACTGTGCCAACCGGTCGCGCCCTCCGGGATGGGCGGCACCCGCTCTTCCGGCTGCGTCGCGCCGGTGGCGTCGGTCGCGCGGCAGTACAACGTGTGTCGGCCGGGCGTGGCGTCCCAGGTCCATGTCCACTGCCGCCAGGTGTCGGTCGAGTACTCGGTGGCGAGCTCGGCCGGGTTCCATGGTCCGTCGTCGACGCGGACCTCCACCGAACGGATACCTCGATGCTGCGCCCACGCGGTGCCCGCGACGACCACCGGTCCCGCGGGCGTCGTCGACAGCGGGGCGGGCCGATCGATCCGCGACGCCGTCTTGATCGGTCCCCGTTCACCCCAGCCCCGCTGGGTCCAATAGGCCTCGGCACGATCGAAGCGGGTGATCTCCCAGTCGACGACCCACTTGCACGCCGACACGTAACCGTAGAGACCGGGGATCAACTGCCGCACCGGGTATCCGTGCTCGAGGGGTAGCGGTTCGCCGTTCATGCCGACGGCGAGCAGCGCATCGCGGCCGTCCCGGATCGCCTCGAGCG harbors:
- a CDS encoding DUF664 domain-containing protein; the protein is MGTYTTAELSADVTGEKLELLTLLQDQRNMLKVTARNLTDEQARKQSTVSTLTIGALIKHLANGEENAAKVITERDENAEFDMSRAATEYELTEDETLAGWLEAYDRNAARFDRVIADAESLDDLIPQPTAPWAPEREWSTIRTMILQLLRETAHHCGHADIIREALDGQTTMGAISEGQDWADAEWMQ